The Bradyrhizobium sp. CCBAU 051011 DNA segment TATTCGATTTTGTTCGAGGATCCGGATGGGATCAGGCTCGAGCTCAATCATGTGCCGGGGAAGGGGCTGTTGGGGTAGTTCACCGCGATGTGTGGTGCCGTGGATAGCGAAACCCATCACGCCACAGCGCGGGGATTGATGGGTTTCGCTTCGCTCTATCCATCCTACGGACTCCGCGTCATGGATTGCAGACAGCACAAGGTTGAATGTCCGCGTTCTTCTGCAGCCAATCTACAGCATCGAATGCATTCCCGCGATCAAACGGACTATGCCATCTTCCATTCTTGCCGCTGTCCGCTCTTTGAGTGCCGCGTCCATGATTGCAGTAAACGCAGTCAGCAAGATGTATGCGGCCTCGTTTGCGGTGCCAATTCTCATAAACGTAGTAGCGTTCATCCATACAGGACATTGTCATATTCGACAGCCTCTTTCCGGCGTCGCCTGTTAGAACCTGCAATGGGACGCTCGTATGCGCTGCATCGCCAGCACTTTAGTCCTTGGATTTCAGCGGTAGTGTCGTGAGGAATTGACGATGTTGGTCAAGCCAGTCAGGATTCTCGGTAGCAATGATGCCGACACATAGCTGCACGCATTCATTGCAAATGAAACCTCCAGCGCCTGCGATAATCTGCAAGACGTCCGGTTGGCTCTTCCCGCAGAATGAACATGCCACTTCGGGTGAAGCGGGCGTCGCTTCCACGACATTGATGCCCTCATCCCGCAGAGCCTGGAATAGGCTTTCGATTTCTTCCGGCTCCAGCTTCTCTGCTTCGATCAGCTCGTTCAACTGATCGAAGGTAATGGCGCGGCTGGCCTCAGCGATTTTGATCGCGGCTCGAATTATCTCCGGCAGTTTCATCTGACTGCCTCGTGAGTTGAAGACGGATCGATCCACTCCAGCAAGCCCTGCTGCTTCCCCGCAGGAGCTGATGGGTTTCGCTGCGCTCTACCCATCCTACGAACTATGATCCATGATTCTGCGCTTGGCTCTTCCTGCATCTACCCGTGACCTGAGCCGTCTCCATCCGAACCGTGATGCGATCCGTCGATTGACGGACCGGGACCGGAAATATCAGCGCCTAGCTTGGCCTTCTTTCGGAAAGGCCAGGCGATGGCCATGCCTCCTGCGACGAGCACGATGAGTGCAGTCGCTGCTATCCAATGTGAAATCATGGACGCCTCGTAAAGAGCCGACGGCTTTCATCGAATCCCGGTTCGCAATCTAGCAGGCGTGTCAGGACAAAACACGCACAGCGAGCGCTCAGCATTAATGAATAGTTGCGCCAGCGGATGAAACGATGGGTTTCGCTGTGCTCTACCATCCTAAGGAAGCATTCTGCGGCATGAAGCCATTCTCGCTGGCCGCAACAGGAGTAAGAGTTTCATCACGGGTGAGGTGCCTGCGATTGCTGAAAAGGATACACCGTGATCGCGATATCGGCGTCGATCCGCGCGATCTGGCGCAGCAGGTCGGCGCTGATCGTCGTATCAAGCGCTGGATAGTCCGCTCCGCGTTCAAATCCGTAGGAGAAGGTGCGGGAGGTGCAGGCCTTCCATAGATCCATTGCGGTGTCCGGGAGCGCGTCAATGATCGTCAGGAATTGCTGCGTACACGATTGCGCATCGTGTATCTGCTCAGCTGTCTGCTCAGCCAGTTCAAGACCGAGGATAAACTGCCGATAACAAGAACTCTTTCGTCCATGTTCGACGAGCGCGTCGAGGGTTCGAGTTCGATTTCAGAACGATATCAAGGTTCAGGAATTGAGGAGGTGTCGTTGAGCTATGGCGGGACAAGGCGCTCTACCCATCCTGCGCATCGGTTGTACAACGCTGCTTCACGCAAATCCCGCGCGCGTCACGATTCAGTTGTCGTCATCATCTCATGCGCTGCGTGGTAGCGAGCACTGTAGCCGGGCACCGTTCTTGCCGGAAATCGAGCGCCAACCGCAGCCGAATTGCTGCATCAAGGCGTGCCATGCCGGAGATCTTGGGCTAAGTTTTTACCCGCCGTGGCCCCGCATTCGGCCTGCTGTCAACCACACATCCGGTGGACCCCATGCAGCAGATTTCAGACTGGCTCGAGAATCTCGGCATTGGGCAATACGCGAAGCGTTTTGTCGAAAATGGAATCGATGTCAGTGTTCTGCCCGAATTGCGGGACGAGGACTTCGACAGGCTCGGGGTTCTGCTCGGCCACCGCCGCAAGATGCTGCGCGCTATCGCTGATCTCAACCAGGCCGAATTGATTGCGCCTCGCCGGCACGATGCCGAGCGACGCCACCTCACCGTCATGTTCTGCGATCTGGTCGGCTCGACGGCGCTCTCGGCGAGCCTCGATCCCGAGGACATGTGGGAGGTGATCCGTGCCTATCGCGCGGCCTGTGCGACGGTCGTCGCCGCCTATGACGGCGTGATCGCCAGGTTTGTGGGCGACGGAATTCTCGCCTATTTCGGCTATCCCCGCGCACACGAGGACGATGCGGAGCGCGCCGTGCGCGCCGGCCTCGACATCATCCCTGCCGTGAGGCGGCTCGACATGCGCACGCAGGAGCGGGTCGAGGTGCGGGTTGCCATCGCGACTGGACTTGTGGTGGTAGGCGACCTCACCAGCGGAAGCGTATCAGAGCAGCAGGCGATGGTCGGCGACACGCCAAACCTTGCTGCCCGGCTGCAAGCCCTGGCGGAGCCGGGGGCCGTTGTCGTTGCGGATTCGACGCGCCGGCTGCTCGGCGATCTCTTCACCTTTCAGGATCTCGGGCACCGCGAGGTCAAGGGCATCTCCGAACCGATTGCGCTCTGGGCGGTCGAAGGCGGAGCCGCGTCGGAGAGCCGTTTCGAGGCGGTGCGCACAGTGCGATCCATCGGCTTTGTCGGCCGCAAGGCGGAGATCGAATTCGTGCTCTCGCGCCAGCAACTGGCGTATCAGGGCGAAGGCCAGGTGGTGCTGATTTCAGGCGAAGCCGGGATCGGCAAGTCGCGCCTTGTGGCAGCGCTCTCCGAGAGCCCTGCAGGGGCGCCCCGACGGCTGCGGTATCAGTGCTCGCCCTACCACTCGAATACTGCGCTTCATCCCTTTGTCGCGCAGCTTGAGCGCGCCGCCGGCATCGGGCTGCAGGATACCCCTGCGCAGAAACTCGACAAGCTCGAGACCATGCTTGCGCTTGGAACGCAGCAAGTGGCCAAGGCCGTTCCGCTGATTGCCGCGCTGCTTTCGATCCCGACCGGCGAGCGTTATCCACCGCTGGGTTTAAGTCCGGTGCAGCAGCGGCGCCAGACCTTCGCCGTCCTGCTCGACCAGTTCGAAGGCCTGGCACGGCAGCAACCGCTGCTGATCGTCTGCGAGGACATGCATTGGGCCGACGCCACGACGCTCGAACTGTTCGACCTCGCAGTCGATCGGATCAGGGGATTGCCGGTGCTTGCACTCGCGACATTCCGGCCCGAGTTCGAGCCGCCCTGGGCGGGGCTCGCCAATGTCAGCCTGCTGCGACTCGATCGGCTTGACCGGCAGGAGACGCGCGCGCTGGTAGAGCAGGTGACCATCGGCCGAAAGCTGCCGGGCGAGATGATGAGGCAGATCATCGACAAGACGGATGGCATCCCGCTGTTCGTGGAAGAATTGACCAAGATGGTGCTGGAGTCGGGACTGCTCGTCGAAGATGCCGGGCGCTATCGTCTCGATAGTCCGCTGCCGCCGCTCGCCATTCCCGCGACGTTGCAGGACTCGCTGATGGCGCGGCTTGACCGGCTGGCGCCGGTCAAGGAGGTGGCGCAGATCGGCGCTGCCATCGGCCGCGAGTTCTCATACACGCTGCTGCGATCCGTTGCGGGCCGCGATGACCTGACGCTGAGCGCGGCGCTGGCGCAGCTCGAAGAGGCGGAGCTGCTGGAATGCCGCGGCACGCCGCCGGAAGCGACTTATAGTTTCAAGCATGCACTCGTACAGGAAACGGCTTACGAGAGCCTGCTCAAGAGCCGGCGGCAACTGCTCCACCAGCATATCGGCGATGTTCTGCGCGACAAGTTTCCAATCATCGCCGAGACCGAGCCGGAAGTGCTGGCGTACCACTTCACTGAAGCTGGACTGAGCGGCGTAGCTCTGGACTGGTGGCGCAAGGCCGGCCAGCAGGCGTTGAGACGCTCGGCCTATACCGAGGCAGTCGCGCATCTCGGCAAGGCGGTGGCCATCGCGGACAGGCTGCCCGATGAGCCGGGCCGCATCATGAACCGGCTGCAGCTCCAGATCGCCTATGGCCGCGCGCTGCGGGGCAATCTTGGGCACAGCGCTCCCGAAACGGTGACGGCATGGAAGCGCGCGCGACAATTAGCAGCCGACATCAATGATCCCGTTGAACTGGCGCCGATCCATTCGGGCCTGTTCAATGCCTGCCTGACCCATGGCGAGATCGCGCCGATGCGGGAGTTGGCAGAGGCCATCATGAGCGCTGCCGGGCGGCGGCCGGATTCGCCGGTGGCCGCCGTCGTCGCACACTGGACAACAGGGGTCACCTGCTGGTTCGGCGGCGATTACCTCAACGCGCGACTGCATCTCGAGCGCGCGCTTGCGATCTATGAGGCCGAGCCTGATCCGGTGACCTTCAAGGCGTCGGCGCTGGACCTGCCGTTCGTCATCATGAGGTTCCTTGCGCTGGTGCTTTGGCCGCTTGGCATGATTGACCGATCGCGACGGCTCGCGGCCGAGGCGGTATGTGCCACAGGAGAAAAGCGGGCGCTTTCCCAAGCCAACGCGCTCGTCCACAAGGCGGTGTTCGACGGAGTTTGCGGCGGCATGTTGCAGGAGACGGAGACGATTCTCGCGCTCGCCCTCGCCCGCGAGCATACGATGCCGTTGTATGTCGCAGCCGGTAGCTACCTGAACGGGCTGGCACAGTGGCGCGCCGGCGATCGAGCGGGCGGGCTTGCGGAAATGTGCCGGGGCTGGACATTGCTTCATGAAAACGACTGCTATCTCTGTGAGCCATTTTGGGGGATGCAGGTGGCGATAGCGAATGCGGAGGCCGGGCAAACGGAGGCCGGGCTGGAAATCCTGCGGGAGTTGATCTGCTGGACGGAACGCTCCGGCCAGCATTGGCTCGATGCCGAACTCCATCGCAGCCAGGGTGAGTTGTTGTTGCGTCTTGACCCGCCTGATGTATCGATGGCCGAAGACGCTTTCCGCAAAGCCCTGGAAATCGCCCGCACCCAACGAACGAAGACTTTTGAGCTGCGTAGCGCCGTTGGACTCGCGCGATTCTACAACGCAAATGGCCGGGCTGATTCAATATCAGGGTTGCTCGCGCCGATCGTCGTCGATTTCGGCGCGGGGCGAGATCTTCCCGAGATCGAGCAAGCTGCGGCGCTGCTCAAGCATGGACAAACCGTTCCCGTCGAGCCCTTGCGTAGGATCGGTTGAGCGCAGCGATACCCATCATGTTCTTGCACGGGAGTTGATGGGTATCGCTGCGCTCTACCCATCCTACGGGTCGTTCCGGTTAGGCATTCCGCTTAACGGAAAACGTCAGCGCCTTGCCGCTGTTGATACCATACGGCATGATCGCGCTGACCAAAATTCAAAGCCGCAAATCAATGCGGCGCGCCGACAAGGGAGGCCTTCCATGAAAAGAGCAATAACAGGCATGATTGCCGCCGCATTGGCGATGTCGGCGACTGCCGCATTGGCGCAGGGCAAGCCGCCGCTCAAGCTCGGCGGCATTCTCGACATGTCGGGCCTTTACGCCGATATCACCGGGCCGGGCTCGGAGACCGCCGCGAAGATGGCGGTGGAGGATTTCGGCGGCGAGGTGCTGGGGCGCAAGGTCGAGATCGTCGCGGCCGATCATCTCAACAAGGCCGATCTTGCCGCCAGCATCGCGCGGGACATGCTCGACAACCAGGGCGTCGAGATGCTGTATGACGTGGCGGCATCCGCGACCGCGCTTGCCGCCGGCGAGATCGCGAAGGCGCGCAACAAGATCGTGATGTATAGCGGCCCGGCCTCGATCCGCCTCAGCAACGAGGCCTGCGGGCCCTACACCGTGCACTATTCCTACGACACCTTTGCGCAGGCCAACGTCACCGGGCTTGCCACCGTCAAGTCCGGCTTCGAGACCTGGTTCTTTCTCACCGCCGATTATGCCTTCGGCCAGGACCTGGAGAAGGACACGACTAACGTGGTGGTGAAGGCCGGCGGCAAGGTGCTCGGCGGCGTCAAGCATCCGCTCAATACGTCGGATTTTTCATCATTCCTGTTGCAGGCGCAGAGCTCGAAGGCGAAGGTTGTCGGGCTTGCGAATGCCGGCGGCGATACCATCAATGCGATCAAGCAGGCGGCGGAATTCGGCCTGACCCGGAGCGGCGGCCAAAAGCTCTCGCCGCTGCTCGCCTTCGTCACCGATATCGACAGCGTCGGGCTGGAGACCGCGCAGGGCCTGCTGCTCGCTGAGGCTTTTTATTGGGACCTCAACGACGACACCCGTGCATTCTCGAAACGCTTCATGGAGCGCGTCAAGCGGCCGCCGACCGCGGCGCAGGCCAGCGTCTATTCGTCGGTCCTGCATTATTTGAAAGCCGTGAAGGCCGCGAACACCACGGATGCGGCGGCGGTCATGAAGATGATGAAGGAGACGCCGGTCAACGACATGTTCGCCAAGAACGGCAAGATCCGCGAGGACGGCCGCATGGTGCACGACATGTATCTGTTCGAGGTCAAGAAGCCGTCGGAGTCGAAGGCGCGCTGGGATTATTACAAGCTGCTGGCGACGATCCCGGGCGGCGAGGCGTTCCAGCCGCTGGAAGCCTCGCGCTGCCCGCTGGTGAAGAAGTGACGCAAAGCGTCATCCCGGGGCGATGCGCAGCATCGAACCCGGGATCTCGAGATTCCGGGTCTGGTCCTTCGGACCATCCCGGAATGACGCCGGCAACAAACCAACAACAACGAAAGCACGACACATGAGCGCAAACGAAATGGTCCTCCAGGAGCTCGAACAGGGCTTGCTCACCATCACCATGAACCGCCCCGATCGGCGCAACGCGCTCAATCCGGACATGACGCGCGGGCTGGTGGAGGCGGCGCGCCGGGCGCAGGATGATCACGAGGTCCGCGCGGTGCTGATCAAGGGCGCGGGCGGCACGTTCTGCGTCGGCGGCGACGTCAAGTCGATGGCGGAGGGCAGGGCGCCACTTCCCTTCGAGGCCAAGATGGCGAACTTGCGCCGCGGCATGGAAGTCTCGCGCATCCTGCACCAGATGCCGAAGCCGGTGGTGGCGCAGCTCGACGGCGCAGCCGCCGGCGCCGGCCTTTCGATTGCGCTGTCCTGCGACCTGCGCGTCGCCAGCGCCTCCTGCAAGATCACCACCGCCTTCGCCAAGGTGGGCTTCTCCGGCGATTACGGCGGCACCTATTTTCTCACCCAGTTGCTCGGCAGCGCGAAGGCGCGCGAGCTCTATCTTCTGTCGCCGGTCCTGAGCGCGACCGAGGCCTATAACCTCGGCATGGTGACAAAGGTTGTGCCGGACGCCGACATCGACGCCGAGGCGCGTGATCTTGCGATGTCGCTGGCGCACGGGCCATCGATCGCGCTCGGCTATATCAAGCGCAACATCAATAATGCCGAGACCATGTCGCTGGAGGCGTGCTTTGATGGCGAAGCGATCCATCACACGCGCGCCGGCGACACCGCCGACCACAAGGAAGCGGCAAAAGCCTTTGTCGAGAAGCGCAAGCCCTTATTTCAGGGGCAGTGAGATGGCGGAATATCTCAGGCTGCGGCAGATCTGCCTGGTAGCGCCGCATCTCGAGCCGGTGATCTCGGACATCTCCGCGATCATGGGCCTCAATGTCTGCTACCGCGACGGCAATGTCGCGAAGTATGGCCTGGAGAACGCGCTGCTGCCGGTCGACACGATCCTGCTCGAAGTGGTGGCGCCGACCCAGCCGGGCACCGCGGCAGGACGCTTCCTCGACAAGACCGGCGGCCGCGGCGGCTACATGGCGATCTTCTGCTGCGACGACCCCGATGCGCGTGGCAAGCACGCCAATGGAATGGGCGTGCGCACCGCGAACGTGATCACGCACGCGCCCTATCATGGCGTGCAACTGCATCCGCGTGACTGCCGCGCCGCGTTCATCGAGTTCAACCACACTGATGGCAGCGATGATGTGCTGGGGCCCTATCCACCGGCCGGACCGGACTGGCAGAAGGCAATCCGGAAGAATGTGACGGTGGCGCTGACGGAAGTTCAGATGCAGAGCCCGGATCCGCAGGGGCTGGCGGAGCATTGGGGGAAGATTTTGCGAGTCGCCGTCAGCAATGCGGGCGGCGAGCCTGAATTGCAGTTGCCCAATGCCAGCTTCCGTTTCGTTAAGGGCGCGAGCGATCTGATGAGCGGGTTGACGTTCAGGGTTGCCGATAGCGCGAAAGTGCGTGATGCCGCCAAGGCGAAGGGCTGCAAGGTGTCGGGCGACGCGTTCGATCTTTGTGGGGTGACGTTCAGCCTGGTGGCGTGAGCGCCGTGCTTCCCCTCTCCCCTTGTGGGAGAGGGTGGATCAATCGCGCGGAAGCGCGATTGAGACGGGTGAGGGGTCTGTCTCCGCAAACACAGATCTCTCATGCGGAGAGAACCCCTCATCCGGCGGACTGCGTCTGCCACCTTCTCCGACAAGGGGAGAAGGGAAGGGACGCAAGTGGCGCGTCTCAGCGCCCCTTGAAATTCGCGACGCGGCGTTCCGCCGTCGCTTTGACGCCTTCCTTGAAATCCTCCGTCGCGCGGAGTTTTGTCTGCTCGACGAGTTCGTGGTTGGTGGCAGCGAGCACGCGGTCGGCGAGGCCGGCGCGCATGGTGGCGCGGGTCGAGATCAGGCCGAGTGGCGAGCATTCGGCGATTTCTGCCGCGAGCTTCATTGCTTCAGCCCGCACCTGGTCCTGCGGCACGCAGACATTGGCGAGGCCCATCCTTGTTGCTTCCTCGCCGGTGACGCGGCGGCTGGTGTAGAAAATCAGCTCCGCGTTGTTCTTGCCGACCAGTTCGGGAAGCGTCGCGGTGAGACCGAAGCCCGGGTGGAAGCCAAGCTTGGTGAAGTTCGCCGCGAAGCGCGCTTCGGGGCAGGTGACGCGGAAGTCGGCGGAGACGGCTAGACCTAGGCCGCCACCGATGGCTGCGCCATGAACGGCCGCAACGACCGGCTTCTTGTTGCGGAAGATGCGCACGGCCTGGACGTAGAGATGGTTGATCGGCAGGTTCGCCGCCGGATCCTTTTGCGCGCTCTCTTCCTGCTCCTGCCGCTTGGGGTCGGAGAAGTCGGCGCCGGCGCAGAACGCCTTGCCTTGCGCGGCAAGCACCGAAGCGCGGATTTCGATGTCGTTGTCGAACTCTTCCAGCGCGTCCGCGATCTGGTTGATCAGCGAGACGTCGAAGAAGTTCAGCGGCGGTTTGCGGATTTCGATCAGGCCGACATGCCCGTGCTTCTCGACGCCGATATCAGTGTATTTGCTCATGAGCTTTCCTCGTTGAATTAGCGCAAGCCAAGCCGCGCGCTAGCGCAGACCAAGCCCGCGGGCGATGATGCCGCGCAGCACCTCGGTGGTGCCGCCCTGAATCGTCAGCTTGGGCGCGGTCTTGATGGCGAAGTCGAGCTGCTTTTCCAGCGTCTCGCGGTTGGTTGCGGTCTCCTCGACAAAGGCGGCGAGCTCGCGCACGCGATGCGGCAACTGCTGCTCCCAGATGGTGCCGATGTCCTTGACGATGGACGCCTCGACCACCGGCTCCTTGCCGGCTTGCAGCATGCCCGCGACTGAGACCGACATGCGCCGCATGGTGTGCACTTGCGCCACCAGCCGGCCGATGCCTTCGGCGCTGCGAGTGTCCGGGTCCTTGCCGACGGCGCGGACGAGTTCGGTCAGCACGTAATAGGTTTCGAGGAAGCGCTCGGGGCCGCTTCGTTCATAGGCGAGCTCGCTCGTCGCCTGTTTCCAGGCGCCGTCGATTTCGCCGAGCACGTGATCGTCGGGAACGAAGTAGTCGGTGAACACGACTTCGTTGAATTCATACTGCCCGGTGATCTGGCCGATCGGGTTCACCTGGATGCCCGGCTGCTTCATCTTGACCAGGAATTGCGTTAGCCCATGGCGGCGGTTCTCTTTCGTCGGTGGCGACGTCCGGAAGATCGCGATCATGTAGTCGGCGATATGGGCCGAAGAGGTCCAGATCTTGGTGCCGTTGATCAGATAGCCGCCATCAGTCTTGGTGGCGCGGGTTTTCGCCGCGAACAGATCGGAGCCTGAGTTCGGCTCGCTCATGCCGATGGCAAAGCAGATTTCGCCTTTGCAGATGCGCGGCAGGATCTCCATCTTGATGTGCTCGGGCGCGTATTTCAAAAGCACCGGGCCGCTCTGGCGGTCGGCGACGAAGAAGCGCCGCGTCGGCGCGTTCGCCACGCGCATTTCCTCGGTCACCACGTAACGCTCGAGGAACGAGCGCTCGTGGCCGCCATATTTCTTCGGCCAGGTCATGCCGAGCCAGCCGCGTTCGCCGACCTTTCGGGAAAATTCCGGCACGTCGGTATCTTCGCGGTTCGGCTTGTGCGGATCGAAAGTGCCAGCGGCGATTTCTTCGGCGAGGAAGGCGCGCACTTCCTTGCGCAATTGTTCGCATTTGGGCGGCAGGCGGATCGGGTCGAAACGGAGGGCTGCAGTCATTGCTAATCTCTATGCAGGCAAATCGGTATTGACGTCAGCGCGAGGCCACCAGCGGCCACAGTTCGTCGGCGCCTCTGATACAGACGAGCTTGCCGAGCTCGACCGCCCAGTAGCTCTCCGAGCCGAAATCGTCGCGCCAGGCCAGCGCGCGCAGCGAATAGCGATGCAGGATGTGCTCGACGGTGAAGCCGATCGCGCCGTGCACCTGATGGGCAATCGCGCCGCCTTTTTCCGCTGCTTCCGAGCAGCGGATTTTTGCCGCCACCGCTTCGAGAAACACTTCGTCGTCGAAGGAGGTGGCGTTGGCGATGGCGTCTGCGGCGGAGGTGGCCGCCGCGAGCGCCGCCGCCGACTCGCCGGCGAGGCGCGCCAGATTGTGCTGCACGGCCTGGAATTTCGAGATCTTTTTCTCGAACGCAACGCGCTCGTTGGAATAGCGCACGGAAATTTCCAGCATCGATTCCAAAGCGCCGGCGATCTGCAACGCCCGAGCGACGCCGCCCATCAGCATCAGCCGGGTCTGGTCGAAACCATCAGGCGCGGGCTTGGTCGTGACCGGCTGCACCTTGTCGAGCGTCACCGTATCGGAGTTGTCGCCGCCGAGGCCGATCCCAGCCTCGATCCGACACTTGCTGGCATCGACCAGCGCGATGGAGAAACTGCCCTTGGCATCGCCAGCGAGCACCGCAAAATGTTTTGCGGCCTTGGCAAACGGCACGCCGCGCGCCCGGCCTGACAGGCTGCCGTCGGCATTGACGGTAATCCGGTCTTTCGGGCTCGCGGGCACCACCGTCATCTCGCCGTCGGGCGAAGCGATTTTGGCCTGTGCCAGCAGCCAGCCGGCCAGCATGGTTTCGGCGAGCGGGACTGCGACGGCAAAACGTCCGGCGGCGCTGAGAACGCTAAAACCTTCGGCGAGCGAGGCGCCCGAGCCGCCGCAATCTTCCGGCACCCAGGCCAGCGGCAGGCCGGCTTCCGTCAGCGCCTGCCACAGCGGGGCTTTCCACTCGCCCTGCTTGTCGCGATTGATGGTTTGGGCGTCGGCGAGGTCGGCGAAGATTTTCTCCGCGGTCTCGGCAACGATGTTCTCACTCTCCGCCACAGCGTTCCCCGATGTTGAGATTGGCATGCCAGTCCCGACAATTGTGCCGGGTTCGGCTGCGGTCTTTTCTTGCGCTCAATGATGAGCAAAAGCCATAGCCGTGACAAGCGCTGTCCGCAGGGCGGCATGAGGCGGTGGCATGATGATCGCGGGCGAAGAATAAATTCCGCGCAACGGACTTCTTCGGATTTGCACGCGGTTTGCCGCGCGATATGGTAGCCACTGAAGCCCTCTCCATGGGCGGATCGAAACCCAGCCAAAAGCAACAAGAGGAAATGCGGATGTCGAAGGATGGTTTGTGCGCGATTGTCACCGGTTCAGCTTCCGGTTTGGGAGCGGCGACTGCAGCCATTCTGGCAAAGGGCGGCGCGCGCATCGTCGTGAACTATTCCAACAGCAAGGCGGAAGCGGAAGCCACGGCCGATCTCTGCCGCAGCGCGGGCGCCGAAGTCGTGGTGGTGCAGGGCGACGTGTCGCGCGACGAGGACTGCAAGAAGATCGCGGCCGCGGCCGTGCCGTGGGGGCGCCTCGACGTTCTCGTCAATAATGCCGGCACCACCAAGCACGTGCCGCATCACGATCTCGACGGGCTAACGGCTGAGGACTTTCAGCGCATCTATGCGGTGAATACGATCGGCCCGTTCCAGATGATCCGCGCCGCGCGCGCGCAGCTCGAGGCCGGCGCGAAAGCTTCGGGGCGGGCGTCCGCCGTGGTCAACGTGTCGTCGGTCGCCGGCATTTCCGGCGGCGGTTCGTCGGTTGCCTATGCCGCGAGCAAGGGCGCGCTCAACACCATGACGCAATCGCTGGCGCGGGCGCTGGCGCCCTTGATCCGCGTCAACACGGTGTGCCCCGGCTATATCGATACGCCCTGGTTCACCAAGGGCCGCGGCGAGGCCGGCGCCAAGGCGGTGCGCGACGCCGTGGTGGCGAAGGTGCCGCTGAAGATGGCGTCGACCGCGGAGGATATCGCGCAGCTCGTGTGTTTCCTGGCGTCGCCGGCGTCGAGCAACATGACCGGCGAGTTCGTGCGCATGGATGCGGGCATGCATCTGGTGTTGTGAGATCTCACCCGTAGCCCGGATGGAGCGAAGCGCAATCCGGGGCCACTGCCGCTGTCGTTCCCGGATTTCGCTTCGCTCCATCCGGGCTACGGTCTGATGCGGCTACGCTGTCACCGGTTGCCCGGATCGGAAATCATTCCCCTCGCGACCAGCCGGTTCCAGATGAACAGCACCACCAGCGCGCCGATCGTTGCGGTGATGAAGCCGGCGCCCTGATCGGGGCTGTAATGGCCGATCGCCTGGCCGATCCAGGTCGCCAGAAACGCGCCGG contains these protein-coding regions:
- a CDS encoding ClpX C4-type zinc finger protein, translated to MKLPEIIRAAIKIAEASRAITFDQLNELIEAEKLEPEEIESLFQALRDEGINVVEATPASPEVACSFCGKSQPDVLQIIAGAGGFICNECVQLCVGIIATENPDWLDQHRQFLTTLPLKSKD
- a CDS encoding adenylate/guanylate cyclase domain-containing protein, producing the protein MQQISDWLENLGIGQYAKRFVENGIDVSVLPELRDEDFDRLGVLLGHRRKMLRAIADLNQAELIAPRRHDAERRHLTVMFCDLVGSTALSASLDPEDMWEVIRAYRAACATVVAAYDGVIARFVGDGILAYFGYPRAHEDDAERAVRAGLDIIPAVRRLDMRTQERVEVRVAIATGLVVVGDLTSGSVSEQQAMVGDTPNLAARLQALAEPGAVVVADSTRRLLGDLFTFQDLGHREVKGISEPIALWAVEGGAASESRFEAVRTVRSIGFVGRKAEIEFVLSRQQLAYQGEGQVVLISGEAGIGKSRLVAALSESPAGAPRRLRYQCSPYHSNTALHPFVAQLERAAGIGLQDTPAQKLDKLETMLALGTQQVAKAVPLIAALLSIPTGERYPPLGLSPVQQRRQTFAVLLDQFEGLARQQPLLIVCEDMHWADATTLELFDLAVDRIRGLPVLALATFRPEFEPPWAGLANVSLLRLDRLDRQETRALVEQVTIGRKLPGEMMRQIIDKTDGIPLFVEELTKMVLESGLLVEDAGRYRLDSPLPPLAIPATLQDSLMARLDRLAPVKEVAQIGAAIGREFSYTLLRSVAGRDDLTLSAALAQLEEAELLECRGTPPEATYSFKHALVQETAYESLLKSRRQLLHQHIGDVLRDKFPIIAETEPEVLAYHFTEAGLSGVALDWWRKAGQQALRRSAYTEAVAHLGKAVAIADRLPDEPGRIMNRLQLQIAYGRALRGNLGHSAPETVTAWKRARQLAADINDPVELAPIHSGLFNACLTHGEIAPMRELAEAIMSAAGRRPDSPVAAVVAHWTTGVTCWFGGDYLNARLHLERALAIYEAEPDPVTFKASALDLPFVIMRFLALVLWPLGMIDRSRRLAAEAVCATGEKRALSQANALVHKAVFDGVCGGMLQETETILALALAREHTMPLYVAAGSYLNGLAQWRAGDRAGGLAEMCRGWTLLHENDCYLCEPFWGMQVAIANAEAGQTEAGLEILRELICWTERSGQHWLDAELHRSQGELLLRLDPPDVSMAEDAFRKALEIARTQRTKTFELRSAVGLARFYNANGRADSISGLLAPIVVDFGAGRDLPEIEQAAALLKHGQTVPVEPLRRIG
- a CDS encoding ABC transporter substrate-binding protein, with the protein product MKRAITGMIAAALAMSATAALAQGKPPLKLGGILDMSGLYADITGPGSETAAKMAVEDFGGEVLGRKVEIVAADHLNKADLAASIARDMLDNQGVEMLYDVAASATALAAGEIAKARNKIVMYSGPASIRLSNEACGPYTVHYSYDTFAQANVTGLATVKSGFETWFFLTADYAFGQDLEKDTTNVVVKAGGKVLGGVKHPLNTSDFSSFLLQAQSSKAKVVGLANAGGDTINAIKQAAEFGLTRSGGQKLSPLLAFVTDIDSVGLETAQGLLLAEAFYWDLNDDTRAFSKRFMERVKRPPTAAQASVYSSVLHYLKAVKAANTTDAAAVMKMMKETPVNDMFAKNGKIREDGRMVHDMYLFEVKKPSESKARWDYYKLLATIPGGEAFQPLEASRCPLVKK
- a CDS encoding enoyl-CoA hydratase, whose product is MSANEMVLQELEQGLLTITMNRPDRRNALNPDMTRGLVEAARRAQDDHEVRAVLIKGAGGTFCVGGDVKSMAEGRAPLPFEAKMANLRRGMEVSRILHQMPKPVVAQLDGAAAGAGLSIALSCDLRVASASCKITTAFAKVGFSGDYGGTYFLTQLLGSAKARELYLLSPVLSATEAYNLGMVTKVVPDADIDAEARDLAMSLAHGPSIALGYIKRNINNAETMSLEACFDGEAIHHTRAGDTADHKEAAKAFVEKRKPLFQGQ
- a CDS encoding enoyl-CoA hydratase/isomerase family protein — encoded protein: MSKYTDIGVEKHGHVGLIEIRKPPLNFFDVSLINQIADALEEFDNDIEIRASVLAAQGKAFCAGADFSDPKRQEQEESAQKDPAANLPINHLYVQAVRIFRNKKPVVAAVHGAAIGGGLGLAVSADFRVTCPEARFAANFTKLGFHPGFGLTATLPELVGKNNAELIFYTSRRVTGEEATRMGLANVCVPQDQVRAEAMKLAAEIAECSPLGLISTRATMRAGLADRVLAATNHELVEQTKLRATEDFKEGVKATAERRVANFKGR
- a CDS encoding acyl-CoA dehydrogenase family protein; this encodes MTAALRFDPIRLPPKCEQLRKEVRAFLAEEIAAGTFDPHKPNREDTDVPEFSRKVGERGWLGMTWPKKYGGHERSFLERYVVTEEMRVANAPTRRFFVADRQSGPVLLKYAPEHIKMEILPRICKGEICFAIGMSEPNSGSDLFAAKTRATKTDGGYLINGTKIWTSSAHIADYMIAIFRTSPPTKENRRHGLTQFLVKMKQPGIQVNPIGQITGQYEFNEVVFTDYFVPDDHVLGEIDGAWKQATSELAYERSGPERFLETYYVLTELVRAVGKDPDTRSAEGIGRLVAQVHTMRRMSVSVAGMLQAGKEPVVEASIVKDIGTIWEQQLPHRVRELAAFVEETATNRETLEKQLDFAIKTAPKLTIQGGTTEVLRGIIARGLGLR